The sequence AAGGGGGAGTTGCCCTGGAGACTCATCCATCTTCCTCAAATTACGCTTCATTTCCTTATTCAGTCCCTGACTTTTTAGGCcgtgttgagagagagagagagagagagagaggggggggggggggggggggttagtttCCCAGTGGATACCCCAATAGACGGGTCAAGTCCCCCCACCCCCTCCTCTTTTGCCAGATCCACATTGACTGCAAAGCAAATGTGAGGGGACTGCGCTGACCACACCAACCCAATCAACTATTATTAATTTTGATTGATGATAAGTAATTACTTTGTATTCAAGGGAAGATATACAACAACGGTtcttttgttgagttttttaGGGACCGATGGCATCGGAGTCGTGAGGGCGGAGAGGCAGATGTTTTGCCCCTCTTGTGAGAGAGACTCTTTTCTATTTTGTTGGAATAAAGAGTGAATCTGGCTTCTAGGAGTGCGGCAACAATTATCCCCAAGAGAGAGATCTTACTGATGACATTACGTGCGAATGCACTGTGCGAACACTTTACTGATAAAAATGGgggtatattattaaaataaatatttttttaaacgatAAAAAGCAGTTTAGTaggctaattattattattacaaaataggctatatatattaataaattatattcctatatattaaatatgtaaatatttatgtttgtatgtaaaacgtttttttttattattttatatatatatattatagcttaatacataaaaaaaataaataataataattgaaataattctTCATTCTGAGGACAGATCCTTGCTGGAAATTAATATAAACTCTGTTCTGGTCAACTGTCATCAGATAATATGACAAGATGACTGGAAAAGGTAGGCCCTACTTTAATAGGCTTTTtgagaatataatttatatatatatatatatatatatatatatatatatatatatatatatatatatatatataataaaaaacaaaaaaggtttaaaattCTACCCTCTGAGCGGCTTCTCTTTCCCGCTAAGCATTAATTTAATCGCAGATCATTTGACCATTTAAATGCCAATTCACTTCTGATGATGATTAGGCGCTATTGAGTTCTGCGGGGCGCGCGAGTTCTCCAACTGGCCGTCTGATTGCGCGAGGACATAAACACATCACCTCCGACTCTGATTAGCGATGGAGGAGCCACAGATGCTAATTATTCTTATAATTGCAAATGACTACATTCAGGAGCAGAGCTCTTTGATCTATTGAAACCAGACagcgttttctctctctctctctctctctctctctctctctctctctctctctctctctctctctctctctctcactcacacacacacacacacacacacacacacacacacaatcaccccccaccccacccctggTCATCATATAAGACTTTTATCTCATAGCAATCTGTTCGCTATCAATTGCTTTGCACCTTTGTTCCTCACTACATAAACTGCTCATCAAGAAAAAATGAAGCAAAACGTTATTATCTTTAACCAGCAGTATGCTAAATaatttaaacataattaaaaaatataatttaaaacatatagaaaattatatatataaaccctgtatatatatatatatatatatatatatatatatatatatatatatatagtaattaatagtaaatagtaattaatattaattatgaataataatgattacatatatagtaataatacaaaataataatagtaattaatagtaaatagtaattaatattaattttaaataataatgattacaTATATTGTAATAATACAAACGAATAATTATCACTAaggaaaatatttaatatatataatcattatatcatatttgcattacatttatacatacatacatatatatacatatatatatatacacacatactgtatatatatatatatatatatatatatgttaattctatataattattataatacaatttctaatttatttatttttacatttgctaatttttatttatatattcaaaaATCCATTGTGCAGTTGATACTGGTGCTTTTAAATAGCGGGGTGACAGGATCATTTAACACGAGACCCTCGCCTTGTCCCCTCAGTCTGGTTATTATTCAAGTGCGTGCCTTTCCATAACATAATCACATAATACTTCCACCCAATCTCCATCTCTATAATGTTTCTCTGGAAGAAAATTGACATGTGACTAGGTGATCCTGTGTCTATCTTCAAGGACTTGATAACCACTATAAATGAAATGCGATAGCCTACTCTTGAGGTTTTTTGCTTTTTAAGATGGCAAAATATCTTTATATGTTCAGAGAGCTGTAAAGCATGGTTTTCCTGTCATCTGTAATGACAAAACATGCTATCCTGTATGacagaaaatgaagaaaatgcaTTTAAGATGACCctaatttatttgtaaaaattttttttttccaatatggATTCTGGATTCTCAGGTTATTAAGTGAATTGAGCAAAGGAACTAAAATTAAGCAATGCTATAAATACCAAAGACTGGGGATGAAAATTACAGATCCGAACTCtgacacatacatcacccagacgtctatttgatttgtgttttttttttaggttgtttgctcatctgcaatacatctgtaagatgtttcctctcggatgccaagaagacattcatcagatgtctttgagacgttcatgatttagaatgtttgtaaatctgatctttttaagatgtttagcagatgttaattagaatgcgatgctttccagatgaaaagacatctcggagatgtaggCTTACCTGTGCTAAGTGATGTACAACTATTTAGTTCAATACAAAGAAAAAATATTcagtacaaatacatttttgactttaaatggtttatgttaaaagaaaagaaaatcggGAAAGTTAAGAATGAGTTACAGTAAAATTTCTTCTCATACACTGACATGTTTATTTGAATTCCTTTCAGTGGTTTGAGAACTGTCAAGTTCAGTGGAGTAACTATTGTAATTGTATTGTGTTGCACTGAATTTATGTAGCATATACTGACCTCTTGTATTCTCTTCCTAATTTTGTCATTCTTCATAAACAGTTTTTCATCTTATTTTCTTTTCTatacaaagaaaaaactgaattATACTATTCTCATTAAACACATTTCAGTGATTGTCATGATTTACAAAAAGTCATAAAACAGATTAATGTTAAGCAGTACCTCCAATTAATGAATTCCTAAAATCACCATTCATATGAACTTCTGAACAGACCGGGTACAATTCCATTTttcacaaaattccataaaaatcacacacaataCAAGATTTATCGCTGCTTTATCTTACACAATACTCGCTGCATATCTCTTTGAACATCCATATTATCCATTAATATAGCCAAAGGAAAGAGGTCATTGTATAAAACTCAATCACTGCACACTTACACATCTGACATTCTCAAGTTTATGGTCTCTCTCAGTGAATATATCCTTTGAATGCCAGCATTAGGTAATTTTTAAGATAAGGGGGTAGATCCAGCTTAGGGACTACCCTGTGCAAGCGACCTTCCAGAAATGTTCGGAGTCTGTGACGAGCCAAGTGCTGTAGAGATCGAGGCATTTGGGTCAGTGCAAACAGGGATTCGTAGAATTTGCGGTGTTTCTGTGTGAAAACAAATCCACAGagaagatatttttaatgaacaaTACAAAAGCAATAGACTGCTTTTAATATTCTCAAAATCAGCAAAACATAACACCAATCAAAGCTTGATTGTTGTCTTGAAATGTTTACCACTTGCTCATACACTAGCCTACATACTATAGCATTGGTTAGAGTAGATGTATGAAACATCCAGCTGGAATTCTGACATCAATGATTGAAATCTTACCTGAAATACCTCAGGAGGAACTGCCTCTACCCAGGCGTCAGTGATTTTGAGGCGGTCATAGGCATTGAAGAGCACCTCTATTGTTCGTGGAGATGTGCAGCAATATTTAAGCACCTATGCCAGATAAATTAGAGAATGGAGCCATTATATTACAGATAAAAACTGTACAAAATGAAGCTACCAAATATAGATCAAGTCTTGTATTTGGCCTGAAACTGAGGGTGCCCTTAACCGAAGGCAGCTGCCTTGCTGCTCATTGAGTCAAAAACATAAAgggatcattcacccaaaaatttaaattctctcatcatttactcaccatcccagttgtgtaaaaatgtctttcttctgctgaacacaaatgaagatttttagaagaatatctcagctctgtaggtccatacaatgcaactcaACAGGGTCTGAAACTTTaaaactcaaaaaagcacataaaggcagcataaaagtaatccaaatgactccagtacttcaaaccatgtcttcagaagtgagatgataaatgtgggtgagaaacagatacatttttaagtccctttttactatgaattctcttccctgcccagtaggtggcgatgtgcacaaagaatgcaaattggcaAAAGCAAAAGAATAACTCATAGAAGAGAAGAGCGCTTAAGAGAGTTGCTTGAAAGtgtaaatttatagtaaaaataagagttaaatatttatctgtttcttacccaaatttagcttctgaagacatggatttaaccactggattcgtatggattacttttatgctgcctttatgtgcttttttgagctccaaagttttggaccctattgacttgcattttatggacctacagagctgaaacattcttctaaaaatcttcatttgtgttcaccaGAAGTCAGAAAGgtatacacatctaggatggcatgaggtaaatgatgagataattttagtttttttgggttCATTTTTGGAACCCCTTAAGAAAATGCTGATCTCTCTGTAGAAACAGAATCATACTTTGAAAAACAGAACACATCTGTGCAGCCTTCAACAGGATGTCATTGGAAACATTGGAATTCGGACGTGACTTGATGCCTTCCTACTGGACATCTGTATGCTAAGTACCAAAGGTGGCAGCATTTTTCAGGTTTTGGACAAAGTCTGCATCCCTGAACTGAACGTAATATTCTTTAGAAACTAACAGGCTCAGATTTGATCATTAGCTGTCAAGTGGCAAGATCCTATTTTGATAATAATCACTTTAAATTCTAAAGAAAGAAAAGCCTTTCTGTTTCTTTCacaatacaaatgtaatttcAACATGGGAAGCTGGCCATAGATGAGCAGAACTGTGTCAGTTTGCACCTGGAGCACCAGCCCCACCTGTGTTGTGAAGGTCAAAGGTTAAAagttgtatttttgggggaacatTGCACAGAATAATTAACTACTTGGCTTGATGAACAGATTGGGCTTCCCTCTGGGGCATTGTGGGGAATTTCTGCAATTAGTGCTAATTAATCTCCTATTAACATTTGCCTCGTTAAGACTCAGGCAATTTATTTGGCACAAGTGGGACTCATTGGATGCGTGATATCAAGTGTTTTTAGCTTTTGAAAGACAGTAATAAACCCATCAAAaagatttttttctgcatttgtgaAAACTAGAATATCATATGTAGCTTTAATGATTGCTTTCAACTTAATTAATTTCTATGTATTAAAATTGTATGTATAGAATAACTAAATTGTTTACTAAAAAAATGTAGTTCACAGTCTGCAGATGGACACGCCTTTTTAAATTTGGGTTGGTtccttacaaataaaaaaaaaaaaaaagctaaagttAATTTCCAATTCCAAAAGTAGGACTGGTCAGTAACAATTTTAAAGCAGAGCTAAGTCATTCCCTGAGTCTATAAATAGAATGCCAAAAgaagtatgccaatggagtagggtgtccgaatcctcagtattcattcAGTAAGTATTCAAAGAGTAAGAGAGAAATacctactataaatctccatctgAAACTTGTATATTTTATACTTGGCGAATAAATGTTTAAAGTccaagtcttaaaaaaaaaaaaaaatggcagagaaCCGAGAGTTGGGTGGCTCTTTTCATCTGTTAgggctatatataccaagaaagtcgtttcttgtggttaaattgtacttgtttagcAAAACCAGATTAGATTATTTTAGTGGTTGTTGTTACTATGTCATATATTTGGGTCATGTTCTGGATGAAGCATGTCCAGGAGCCAAAATCCTTTTCAAGGATTTTCTTTAACAGGTTTTCCCTTTTTGGGGTAAGGTAATAAATggtttaaaacaattattaaactaaaaaacTATTAAACAATTACCTCGATTTCAcgatgcatgtaaacacattaactggcattcttaccagcttatccaatgtgtgtaAGTGCTATGCTtgtgcctgtttacattttgacatcaaaaccaaACAGTAAtccgatgatttcaaatctcacatAAACAGTTTACCAGTAATTTCTTGCTTCTTTCTCTCGGTTTAAAGCTatttaagccatttgtaggttaatttaaCCTTAAAGTTTTAACACTATGGCATTGTgacgctatcaaaacattcccaTGTTTCTTTGAGCATCCTGTTCAGCCCggcacagcaacactggctcaactaaTGATGTAAATTTGGGGCGGGATTATCTAtttgtacaaccaatgaaagacagcaacattatttttgcaattcccttTGGCGTCAATAGTGGTGCAgatattacatacttcagctttaagtactTTTGTAACAAACACACTCTTCTCCAGTACTGACCTTCGGCAGGGCTACAGGCCACACTCTGATGGATCCGTAATTGAGTAGTGCCTGTACAATCCTCTCGGGCTCATGGTCTACCTTATAGGCCACCCCCTTCAGGATATTCTGCATAGGTGCTTCACCACCATAATCCATCTCGTTGACCAAGGCATTGTGTTTAAGGAGTAGATCTACCACATCAGGGTTGACGTTTTTGCACGCCATGTGCAGTGGCGTCTGCTTGTCCATGTCACTAATATGTATGTCTGCCCCAGCAGCCACCAGCAGGTGGCACACACGAGTGTAGCGCTCTAGAGACGCGTGGTCCTGTGGTTGGGAACAGGCAGAATTGAGTGGCGTGTTTCCTTCATCATTTTGTAGGTTTAGCGCCGCTCCATGACGTAAGTAGAGCTCCACATGATCTGGAAGGCCATGGCGGGCGGCCACGTGGAGGGGCGTGTTATTCTCATCCAAGCTGTGGCTGTTAATAACAGCACCAAATGAGATTAGATGTTTGGCACACCTGGCAGAAAACAGAAAAGATAAAAATTTGGACACTTGATGCCAGAgtttgaggccacgtccacactaatatgttttcattaaaaaaacgcatctttttctctacattttggtcttccatccacactgagacagcgtttttgacagcgaaaatttAGCTTTTTGAAAATTCTCTCCCATGTGGAAAAATTTGAAAACGTCATCTTCAAGTTGTAGTGTAGTCAGgggaaatggagatatctgaaaaataacatcatgtgatgcagtcatgtgatccattcaacccaaaacaatcaagatggctgcCCATGTGTAGCGGCGTTGTTATGCCTTCTATTCACTTTGATAACGTTGTTagagataaatgttactttgtacaacatcaGATTGCCCAAAATTGTGCACTTCTGAGGTAGAACTATCACAGAATTTTCCAAAGTTTGCTAGGTTTGTGgcttgaattgtaatttttaagtttacacacatatccaCTAATTTCGtctgtgttttctgtacaacCGTTCACAGAGAATACCGTTCCATATtttgaatgagattttttttttccagtgctagtctattattgtggtatcatcTGTTTCAGATTTGAGTAGTCTGTGGTTGGTGGTTGGTCACTTTAGCGGCCATTGACACCAAACCTGCTTTTGTGTCTGTCCGTGCTATTTTTCAATTGTTGTCCTATGTAAATATGCACTTGATCGTTGTGCCGCGTCTTGAAGTTTTTCAGTGTCTCAAGCAGGACCAGCACTGcatccatgttttttttggcaattgtgttcagtgtgaatggcttcatacatgtataatgtaagtgggcagttcttggccagagtagcaacctggtctcatagaatcatgatATACTGtaccaacatttttgctaaataattttacCTGGCTCGTTATACGTATCacaacagtttcctggtgaattaaacactagaggtgctacaacaacaaagaaatcatgagtaaaacactagattaacagttcataaacactttcttttccccgttcctcacacaattacatcaaaacacatttactatagCGCATTACTTGTAAGGCAGTGCATTTTTACGTTTGCATTTtataaccaactatatttacaaaCTTGTTCAGTCACAATCAAACTGCATGGTAGCTAAACCGATAGAGTGTAAAATTGTGCAAAAATGTCTTCATTCTTACGTGATTTTCCTGAGATGAGGTtgcagaataagctgcaaagtggaccagactttatgctgctAATCAGAAGTCTGGCTATGCAAGATTATATTAGATTTCGCATTAACTCTGTCAATTCTGTTGGTAGGCTATTGTTCAGTAATCTggatataatgtttaaatatctACTGCATTCTCCTCAAGTTATTTCGGTAGAAGAATTTACATTAGGCCCCTTCATTTCAAGTGTCAACCTGTCAGTCATTTGAACTTGCAAAATTCACCACATGACTTCCTGTAATCACAGTACTGAAGCAGCACTCACTCAAGTGACTCGAGCTCAGTGCACACATGCAGGGGCATCTGCCCATCCTCGTTCACTGCGTTGGCATTGGCACCGTACTGCAGCAACAGCTTGGCACACTCTGGCTGGCACTCTTCACAGGCCTCATGCAGAGCGGTGGTGCCCCCAGGTGCCAGGT comes from Myxocyprinus asiaticus isolate MX2 ecotype Aquarium Trade chromosome 41, UBuf_Myxa_2, whole genome shotgun sequence and encodes:
- the LOC127432167 gene encoding ankyrin repeat and SOCS box protein 10-like; this encodes MSRGSSFYTPSTLRSLEQERHQMRLAAPVLSGYLLRKEARERGTSTRQTVADPPVVCRDLVVQNALYTGNLEAVKEVFSKGFPADLVIQPQGGAMRWVTDGKVRGLWSLTYEQELTTPLHITAGRGFTECLRHLLLRGARVDLAPGGTTALHEACEECQPECAKLLLQYGANANAVNEDGQMPLHVCTELESLECAKHLISFGAVINSHSLDENNTPLHVAARHGLPDHVELYLRHGAALNLQNDEGNTPLNSACSQPQDHASLERYTRVCHLLVAAGADIHISDMDKQTPLHMACKNVNPDVVDLLLKHNALVNEMDYGGEAPMQNILKGVAYKVDHEPERIVQALLNYGSIRVWPVALPKVLKYCCTSPRTIEVLFNAYDRLKITDAWVEAVPPEVFQKHRKFYESLFALTQMPRSLQHLARHRLRTFLEGRLHRVVPKLDLPPYLKNYLMLAFKGYIH